The Sesamum indicum cultivar Zhongzhi No. 13 linkage group LG2, S_indicum_v1.0, whole genome shotgun sequence genome contains a region encoding:
- the LOC105178919 gene encoding probable F-actin-capping protein subunit beta isoform X1, translated as MEAAMGLMRRVPPKHSETALSALLSLLPQHSSDLLSQVDQPLQVLCDVDSGKEFILCEYNRDADSYRSPWSNKYHPPLDDGPYPSAELRKLEIEANDIFAIYCDHLNDQTMDRYYEGGISSVYIWEDENEGFVACFLIKKDGAKTAHGKRGCLQEGSWDAIHVIEVGPVEDETARYCLTSSVMLSLTTNNDSSGTFNLSGSIRRQMNMELSVAEGHLCNMGKMIEEMESKLRNSLDQVYFGKTKEMVCTLRPPSEIIEMRLPDS; from the exons ATGGAGGCCGCAATGGGGTTGATGCGAAGAGTTCCACCGAAGCATTCGGAAACGGCTTTATCTGCACTTTTAAGCCTTTTGCCGCAGCACTCCTCGGATCTTCTTTCTCAAGTTGATCAGCCTCTTCAG GTTTTATGTGATGTGGATAGCGGGAAGGAGTTCATATTGTGCGAGTATAACAGAGATGCGGACTCTTATAG GTCACCTTGGTCAAATAAGTACCATCCTCCATTAGATGACGGACCCTATCCATCGGCAGAGTTGAGGAAACTTGAGATTGAAGCAAATGACATCTTTGCTATCTATTGTGACCA CTTAAATGACCAAACAATGGATAGGTATTATGAAGGTGGTATTTCTTCAGTGTATATCTGGGAGGATGAAAATGAAGGGTTTGTAGCTTGCTTCTTGATTAAGAAAG ATGGTGCAAAGACTGCACACGGTAAAAGAGGTTGTCTTCAAGAAGGATCTTGGGATGCGATACATGTTATTGAG GTGGGACCAGTGGAGGACGAAACTGCTCGATACTGCTTGACTAGTTCTGTGATGCTTTCGCTGACCACTAATAATGATTCCTCTGGCACCTTCAATTTGTCAGGATCAATTAGAAGACAG ATGAATATGGAGCTTTCAGTTGCAGAGGGTCATTTATGTAATATGGGAAAAATGATCGAAGAAATGGAGAGCAAGCTGAGAAACTCATTGGATCAG GTATATTTTGGGAAGACAAAGGAGATGGTTTGTACCTTACGACCACCTTCTGAAATCATTGAAATGAGACTTCCTGATAGCTGA
- the LOC105179070 gene encoding uncharacterized protein LOC105179070 translates to MNLYGQSGPVKAKLFVTTLAREAQEWFTNLPNGSIKSYEQLLQKFTFYFASKRKQKRSTTLFMIRQKEDETLKSFMGRFNNETLEVQDLRIDIMVSIFIHGLKKGPFASVLARDLPTDVERLMGLHKNILMRKR, encoded by the coding sequence ATGAACTTATATGGGCAATCTGGTCCTGTCAAAGCTAAATTGTTTGTTACCACTCTTGCAAGAGAAGCGCAGGAATGGTTCACCAACCTACCTAATGGCAGCATCAAATCGTACGAGCAACTATTGCAGAAATTTACCTTTTACTTTGCGAGCAAGAGAAAGCAGAAGAGATCTACTACACTGTTCATGATAAGGCAGAAAGAAGACGAAACACTTAAAAGTTTCATGGGAAGGTTCAATAATGAAACTTTGGAGGTTCAAGATCTTAGGATCGACATAATGGTGAGTATCTTCATTCATGGATTAAAGAAAGGACCTTTTGCTTCAGTATTGGCACGAGATCTACCTACAGATGTGGAGCGATTGATGGGAttgcacaaaaatatattgatgaggAAGAGATGA
- the LOC105178919 gene encoding probable F-actin-capping protein subunit beta isoform X2, with the protein MEAAMGLMRRVPPKHSETALSALLSLLPQHSSDLLSQVDQPLQVLCDVDSGKEFILCEYNRDADSYRSPWSNKYHPPLDDGPYPSAELRKLEIEANDIFAIYCDQYYEGGISSVYIWEDENEGFVACFLIKKDGAKTAHGKRGCLQEGSWDAIHVIEVGPVEDETARYCLTSSVMLSLTTNNDSSGTFNLSGSIRRQMNMELSVAEGHLCNMGKMIEEMESKLRNSLDQVYFGKTKEMVCTLRPPSEIIEMRLPDS; encoded by the exons ATGGAGGCCGCAATGGGGTTGATGCGAAGAGTTCCACCGAAGCATTCGGAAACGGCTTTATCTGCACTTTTAAGCCTTTTGCCGCAGCACTCCTCGGATCTTCTTTCTCAAGTTGATCAGCCTCTTCAG GTTTTATGTGATGTGGATAGCGGGAAGGAGTTCATATTGTGCGAGTATAACAGAGATGCGGACTCTTATAG GTCACCTTGGTCAAATAAGTACCATCCTCCATTAGATGACGGACCCTATCCATCGGCAGAGTTGAGGAAACTTGAGATTGAAGCAAATGACATCTTTGCTATCTATTGTGACCA GTATTATGAAGGTGGTATTTCTTCAGTGTATATCTGGGAGGATGAAAATGAAGGGTTTGTAGCTTGCTTCTTGATTAAGAAAG ATGGTGCAAAGACTGCACACGGTAAAAGAGGTTGTCTTCAAGAAGGATCTTGGGATGCGATACATGTTATTGAG GTGGGACCAGTGGAGGACGAAACTGCTCGATACTGCTTGACTAGTTCTGTGATGCTTTCGCTGACCACTAATAATGATTCCTCTGGCACCTTCAATTTGTCAGGATCAATTAGAAGACAG ATGAATATGGAGCTTTCAGTTGCAGAGGGTCATTTATGTAATATGGGAAAAATGATCGAAGAAATGGAGAGCAAGCTGAGAAACTCATTGGATCAG GTATATTTTGGGAAGACAAAGGAGATGGTTTGTACCTTACGACCACCTTCTGAAATCATTGAAATGAGACTTCCTGATAGCTGA